A portion of the Juglans microcarpa x Juglans regia isolate MS1-56 chromosome 1D, Jm3101_v1.0, whole genome shotgun sequence genome contains these proteins:
- the LOC121253384 gene encoding LOW QUALITY PROTEIN: clathrin interactor EPSIN 2-like (The sequence of the model RefSeq protein was modified relative to this genomic sequence to represent the inferred CDS: inserted 1 base in 1 codon), whose product MKKAFDQTVRDLKREVNKKVLKVPGIEQKVLDATSNETWGPHGSLLADIAQASRNYHEYQIIMAVIWKRINDTGKNWRHVYKALTVLDYLVANGSERVIEDIREHAYQIQTLSDFQYIDSSGRDQGNNVRKKSQSLVVLVNDKERIIEVRQKAAANRDKFRSASSTGGMYRPGSFSSTGGYGDRYDDDRSEGRYGSRDEDRNGYGREREAGYRDDDRYGRYGDSYSRDGDRYGKDYEERYNRDGYRDDDYRGRSQSADDYQYGTRSRSFDRDRDRAFDDDGQYSSRGSCVRVDDQSLDGRRLERKFSEQHIGAPPSYEQVVSESRSPVHSERDGETSAASAPKDSSPVSNIPSHETTFHSTSESPQNQEAGASDEFDPRGPVSAAPAINNAEMDLLGSLSDSFPSNSLAIVPITSVTTSYEADAHTNSAPATSFVAAASAANGVNQPFEDPFGDSPFKAIPSSNSFPTQQQTSAPTDSFQPTINQSAEPLQSGVPNANSNFGFGDTFSGLTYLDPVAXNTQPPTNSQYLPQELSTPQQNNDILADILPPGPSPSFTSQQAFSGPTGQPVPPTANIYNTFHVQAGPVAPQFQAGPPGQLSSGSFLPHGASMSPPTSQMVPQTPAGPIAQLNGGNFFPQQGGSITSHMTPQASTGPTAQFNSMNFLPPQGSAPAVTAHIAHQTATGPALQQSNDFLGNLLPQAGPNAPMASQQTLLSSTGSLSIVPQPAKDKFETKSTVWSDTLSRGLVNLNISGPKTNPLADIGIDFDALNRKEKRMEKPTTSPVTSTVNMGKAMGSGSGMGRAGASALRPPNPMMGSGTGIGMGVGMGVGMGGRPGAGMGMGMGMGGYGGMNQPMGMAMGMNMGMGQGVQMQPPTGLPPGSNISGGYNPMMSTGGYMPQQPYGSSYR is encoded by the exons GTTCTTGATGCTACTAGCAATGAGACCTGGGGTCCTCATGGATCACTTCTTGCAGATATTGCACAGGCATCCCGAAACTA TCATGAGTACCAAATTATCATGGCAGTAATCTGGAAGCGGATTAATGATACTGGAAAGAACTGGCGGCATGTCTATAAG GCTTTGACCGTTCTGGATTACCTAGTAGCCAATGGGTCAGAACGTGTCATAGAAGATATCAGGGAACATGCTTATCAAATACAG ACTTTGTCCGATTTTCAATATATCGATTCCAGTGGAAGGGACCAGGGAAACAATGTCAGGAAGAAATCTCAGAGTCTTGTGGTCCTAGTGAAcgataaagaaagaataattgaAGTTAGACAGAAGGCTGCTGCTAATAGGGACAA GTTCCGTAGTGCCTCATCAACTGGCGGAATGTATAGGCCTGGTTCTTTTTCAAGTACAGGAGGATATGGTGACAGATATGATGATGATCGCTCTGAAGGTCGTTACGGAAGCAGGGATGAAGATAGGAATGGctatgggagagagagagaagcggGTTATAGGGATGATGACCGGTATGGTAGATATGGGGACTCATACAGTCGTGATGGTGATCGTTATGGCAAAGATTATGAAGAACGGTACAACAGAGATGGTTACAGGGATGATGATTATCGGGGAAGAAGTCAGAGTGCTGATGATTACCAATATGGCACAAGAAGTAGGAGCTTCGATAGAGACAGAGATCGTgcttttgatgatgatggtCAATATTCATCTCG AGGCAGTTGTGTCAGGGTGGATGACCAATCTCTGGATGGAAG GCGACTTGAGCGGAAATTTTCTGAACAGCATATTGGTGCTCCTCCAAGTTATGAACAAGTTGTGAGCGAGTCCCGAAGCCCTGTCCACAGTGAAAG GGATGGAGAAACTTCAGCAGCATCTGCTCCCAAAGATTCGTCACCTGTTAGCAATATTCCAAGCCATGAAACCACTTTTCACAGTACTTCGGAATCTCCTCAAAACCAGGAAGCTGGGGCTTCTGATGAGTTTGATCCTCGCGGTCCAGTTTCAG ctgcTCCAGCCATAAACAATGCCGAGATGGACTTACTCGGCTCCCTTTCCGATTCGTTTCCCTCAAATTCATTAGCCATTGTGCCAATTACATCTGTGACCACATCCTACGAGGCTGATGCCCACACAAACTCTGCTCCAGCAACCAGTTTTGTGGCTGCAGCTTCAGCAGCTAATGGCGTCAATCAG CCTTTTGAAGATCCATTTGGTGATTCTCCTTTCAAGGCCATTCCTTCCTCCAACAGTTTCCCTACCCAACAGCAGACTTCTGCTCCCACTGATTCCTTCCAGCCTACCATCAACCAGAGTGCTGAACCGCTCCAATCTGGTGTCCCAAATGCGAATTCAAACTTTGGCTTTGGGGACACATTTTCTGGCCTTACTTATCTGGACCCAGTGG CTAATACTCAACCTCCAACAAACTCACAGTATTTACCTCAAGAGCTGTCCACTCCACAGCAGAACAATGATATTCTGGCAGACATCCTCCCTCCTGGACCTTCACCTTCTTTTACTTCACAGCAAGCTTTTTCGGGTCCAACTGGCCAGCCTGTACCACCAACTGCTAATATCTACAACACTTTCCACGTACAAGCAGGACCTGTAGCTCCTCAGTTTCAAGCTGGTCCTCCTGGACAGCTCAGCAGTGGAAGCTTCCTTCCACATGGTGCATCTATGTCTCCCCCCACTTCTCAAATGGTTCCTCAAACTCCAGCTGGACCAATTGCACAGCTCAATGGTGGAAACTTCTTTCCACAACAGGGAGGATCTATCACTTCACATATGACTCCTCAAGCATCTACTGGACCAACTGCGCAGTTTAACAGCATGAACTTCCTTCCACCACAGGGTTCTGCACCTGCTGTTACTGCACATATTGCTCATCAAACTGCCACTGGACCAGCTTTACAGCAGAGCAATGATTTCCTTGGTAATTTGCTTCCTCAAGCAGGACCAAATGCCCCTATGGCTTCACAGCAAACTCTTTTGTCTTCAACAGGATCACTTTCAATTGTTCCTCAACCGGCCAAGGACAAGTTTGAGACCAAGTCAACTGTTTGGTCTGATACACTAAGCAGAGGGCTTGTCAATTTAAATATATCTGGAC CTAAAACAAATCCTTTGGCGGATATTGGAATTGATTTTGATGCACTTAATAGGAAGGAAAAGAGGATGGAAAAACCTACTACAAGTCCTGTTACATCTACTGTCAACATGGGTAAAGCTATGGGATCTGGTTCTGGGATGGGCCGTGCTGGTGCAAGCGCCCTCAGACCACCAAATCCTATGATGGGTTCTGGAACTGGTATAGGCATGGGCGTGGGTATGGGTGTGGGCATGGGTGGTAGACCTGGTGCAGGCATGGGCATGGGCATGGGCATGGGGGGTTATGGAGGCATGAATCAACCCATGGGTATGGCAATGGGAATGAACATGGGTATGGGGCAAGGAGTTCAGATGCAACCACCAACTGGATTACCTCCTGGTTCAAACATATCTGGTGGTTATAACCCCATGATGAGCACAGGTGGTTATATGCCTCAGCAGCCTTATGGCAGCAGCTATCGATGA